In a genomic window of Vicinamibacteria bacterium:
- a CDS encoding amino acid permease — MNERPDRAEPELVRGLGAGDAALVTIGSVLGTGIFITTGDIARSLPHAGLILLAWIGGGLFTLAGALTYAELGALYPRAGGQYHFLRETYGPFWGFLFGWAAFLVIMSGGIATLAVGFGEYLGAFLPFFSTGHVLFQVPLGPWTWVVSGGQLAGCLAILLLSAINYVGVKEGAAVQNVITVVKIGSILGLIGFGLAVSGPVAPHLTAPLPSGGVIAAFGVAMIAVAWSYDGWYAVTNLGGEMRRPQRDLPIGLIGGTLVLTLLYTAVNFVYVRALPVEAMGLTGRIGEATARVLFGPSGGRLITAAVLLSTFGCISSTILYAARIYLPMARDGVFFPALARVHPRYLTPSTCIVAQGAWASLLTFSGTYEQLYTYVVFAVVLFHAATGAAVIVLRITRPDAPRPYRTWGYPIVPLLFVLFSLALAANTLLERPVESFIGLGILGLGLPAYLWWRRQGKERSHRAA; from the coding sequence ATGAACGAGAGGCCGGATAGGGCAGAGCCGGAACTAGTCCGCGGCCTGGGCGCCGGGGATGCGGCCCTCGTCACCATCGGGTCCGTCCTCGGGACGGGGATCTTCATCACCACCGGCGACATCGCCCGCAGCCTGCCCCACGCCGGCCTGATCCTGCTCGCCTGGATCGGGGGCGGGCTCTTCACTTTGGCGGGGGCCCTCACTTACGCCGAACTGGGCGCGCTCTATCCGCGGGCCGGAGGCCAGTACCATTTCCTGCGCGAGACCTACGGTCCGTTCTGGGGCTTTCTCTTCGGTTGGGCCGCTTTCCTCGTCATCATGTCGGGCGGAATCGCGACCCTGGCCGTCGGCTTCGGGGAGTACCTGGGCGCATTCCTGCCTTTTTTCTCCACCGGCCATGTCCTCTTCCAGGTCCCCTTGGGCCCCTGGACTTGGGTCGTGAGCGGCGGTCAGCTCGCGGGCTGCCTGGCCATCCTCCTTCTCAGCGCCATTAACTATGTGGGCGTCAAGGAGGGCGCGGCGGTGCAGAACGTGATCACGGTCGTCAAGATTGGATCCATCCTCGGCCTTATCGGCTTCGGCCTCGCGGTTTCGGGCCCCGTCGCCCCGCATTTGACCGCTCCCCTCCCCTCGGGGGGCGTCATCGCCGCCTTCGGGGTGGCCATGATCGCCGTCGCCTGGAGCTACGACGGCTGGTACGCCGTCACCAACCTGGGGGGAGAGATGCGACGGCCCCAGCGGGACCTGCCCATCGGCCTCATCGGGGGGACGCTGGTCCTGACCCTCCTTTACACCGCCGTCAACTTCGTTTACGTCCGGGCCTTGCCCGTGGAGGCCATGGGGCTGACCGGCCGCATTGGCGAGGCCACGGCCCGCGTCCTCTTCGGTCCCTCTGGGGGGCGCCTGATCACGGCGGCCGTGCTTCTCTCGACGTTCGGCTGCATCTCTTCCACAATCCTCTACGCGGCCCGCATCTACCTACCCATGGCCCGGGACGGGGTCTTCTTTCCGGCCCTGGCCCGAGTCCATCCCCGCTACCTCACGCCCTCGACGTGCATCGTGGCCCAGGGGGCGTGGGCCTCCCTCCTCACCTTCTCCGGCACCTACGAGCAGCTCTATACCTACGTGGTTTTCGCGGTTGTGCTCTTTCATGCGGCCACGGGGGCGGCCGTGATCGTGCTGCGGATCACGCGCCCGGATGCGCCCCGCCCCTACCGGACCTGGGGCTATCCCATCGTCCCCCTCCTTTTCGTTCTCTTCTCCCTCGCCTTGGCCGCGAACACGCTCCTGGAAAGGCCCGTCGAATCGTTCATCGGGCTCGGTATACTGGGCCTCGGCCTGCCCGCTTACCTCTGGTGGCGGAGGCAGGGCAAGGAGAGGTCCCATCGCGCCGCGTAA
- a CDS encoding HDIG domain-containing protein: MSVDRATAEALLFEFTQSEALRKHGRAVEEAMRAYARWFGVTDPPEMEMWGIVGLLHDFDYEQNPTEDTHLHVGGRILRERGYPEVVVEAICSHADYMKIPRDTSLKKAIYACDELVGFIGACVKVRPSKKLADLPVESVIKKLKDKAFARSVDRSYVYGGAEAIGRPLAEHVAFIIEALKPIAEEIGL; encoded by the coding sequence ATGAGCGTAGACCGGGCGACGGCCGAGGCCCTGCTCTTCGAGTTCACGCAATCGGAGGCCTTGCGCAAGCACGGCCGGGCGGTCGAGGAAGCCATGCGGGCCTACGCGCGCTGGTTCGGCGTCACCGACCCGCCAGAGATGGAGATGTGGGGGATCGTGGGCTTGCTCCACGATTTCGACTACGAGCAGAACCCCACCGAGGACACTCATCTGCACGTGGGCGGTCGTATCCTGCGCGAGCGGGGCTACCCGGAGGTGGTGGTGGAGGCTATCTGCTCGCACGCCGACTACATGAAGATTCCCCGCGACACGTCGCTCAAGAAGGCCATCTACGCCTGCGACGAGCTGGTGGGCTTCATCGGGGCCTGCGTAAAGGTGCGGCCCAGCAAGAAGCTGGCCGACCTCCCGGTGGAATCGGTGATCAAGAAGCTCAAGGACAAGGCCTTCGCCCGCTCCGTGGACCGCTCCTACGTCTATGGGGGAGCCGAGGCCATAGGCCGGCCCCTGGCCGAGCACGTGGCCTTCATCATCGAAGCGCTCAAGCCAATCGCGGAGGAGATCGGGCTCTAG
- a CDS encoding YihY/virulence factor BrkB family protein — protein MLISREMAVLTNAIAFNFLLCLFPLLLVVTAATQQLPGRGAGGALVLVLQELIPFGREAMAESVRSLSRLARGLEAMSLVLIVWGSSGIFMPVEMALNKAWGGRPHRNFWKSRGLAFLMTMAGGVIALFSVALTVAARGYSKAWPGLGGYGVKVSALLLTCLLFFIIYRVIPDAAVGTAVALRASLWAGSAWEAAKYLFVFNLGRVNLQAFYGPLAFSVSLVLWAYVSSLVLVFGALMAPVNAGAPVKK, from the coding sequence ATGCTGATCTCGCGTGAGATGGCCGTGCTCACCAACGCCATCGCCTTCAACTTCTTGCTCTGCCTCTTCCCCCTGCTGCTGGTGGTGACGGCGGCCACTCAGCAGCTCCCCGGGCGGGGGGCGGGGGGCGCTCTCGTGCTCGTCCTCCAGGAGTTGATTCCCTTCGGGCGAGAAGCCATGGCGGAGTCGGTGCGCAGCCTCAGCCGCTTGGCTCGGGGCCTGGAGGCGATGTCCCTGGTCTTGATCGTCTGGGGCTCCTCGGGGATCTTCATGCCCGTGGAGATGGCCCTGAACAAGGCCTGGGGGGGACGGCCGCACCGAAACTTCTGGAAGAGCCGCGGCCTGGCCTTTCTCATGACCATGGCGGGCGGCGTGATCGCGCTGTTCTCCGTAGCTCTGACCGTGGCCGCCCGGGGCTACAGCAAGGCCTGGCCGGGCCTGGGCGGCTATGGAGTCAAGGTCAGCGCCCTCCTGCTGACCTGCCTCCTTTTCTTCATCATCTACCGCGTGATCCCCGATGCCGCGGTGGGAACGGCGGTGGCGCTGAGGGCCTCGCTGTGGGCGGGTTCGGCCTGGGAGGCGGCGAAGTATCTCTTCGTGTTCAACCTGGGTCGGGTCAACCTGCAGGCCTTCTACGGCCCCCTGGCCTTCTCGGTCTCCCTCGTCCTCTGGGCCTACGTGTCGAGCCTGGTCTTGGTCTTCGGGGCGCTGATGGCGCCCGTCAACGCGGGGGCGCCGGTCAAGAAATAG
- a CDS encoding aspartate aminotransferase family protein: MAYRYPSSYVFHRSLGRELPAIARGQGAVLWDRDGKRYLDGSGGAVVVNIGHGREEVAEAMGRQARAAAYVHGTHFTSDVLEEYARRLAAHAPGDCHRLYLVSGGSEANETAVKLARAYHLATGQPGRHKVVRRAVSYHGNTLSMLSLSGRPNLQAPYRPLLSASPEAIAPFCYHCPLDKAYPDCGVACVDDLEAVIRREGPESVAAYIAEPILGASAGAAVPPEDHARRARQICTRYGVLFVDDEIMTGFGRTGKWFGIEWSGVEPDIVTCGKGMSGGYMPVGGVLAGDRIVEVLARAGGFTHGFTYSHNPVTAAACLKTLEILEAEGLVERSRGLGERALALLRPLRDHPHVGDVRGRGLMLGIELVADKATRRPFPRAEGRAEALAAAAFASGLLLYPSGGCATGTDGDAVMLAPPLVVSEAELEEMVEILERALTELGL; the protein is encoded by the coding sequence TTGGCCTACCGCTACCCATCCTCTTACGTCTTTCATCGCTCGCTCGGCCGGGAGCTCCCCGCGATCGCGCGCGGCCAGGGGGCGGTCCTCTGGGACCGCGACGGAAAGCGCTACCTGGACGGCTCGGGGGGGGCGGTGGTCGTGAACATCGGGCACGGACGCGAGGAGGTGGCGGAGGCCATGGGTCGACAGGCCCGGGCCGCGGCCTACGTCCACGGCACGCATTTCACGAGCGACGTCCTCGAGGAATACGCCCGTCGCTTGGCCGCGCATGCGCCCGGCGACTGCCACCGCCTCTACTTGGTGTCCGGAGGCTCGGAAGCGAACGAGACGGCGGTGAAGCTGGCCCGTGCCTATCACCTGGCCACGGGCCAGCCCGGACGCCACAAGGTCGTGAGGCGCGCCGTCTCCTACCACGGCAACACCCTGTCCATGCTCTCCCTCTCCGGCCGTCCCAACCTGCAGGCTCCCTACCGCCCGCTCCTGTCCGCGTCGCCGGAGGCGATCGCGCCCTTCTGCTACCACTGCCCGCTGGACAAGGCGTATCCCGACTGCGGGGTGGCCTGCGTCGACGACTTGGAGGCGGTGATCCGGCGCGAGGGTCCGGAGAGCGTGGCCGCCTACATCGCGGAGCCGATCCTGGGGGCCTCCGCGGGAGCGGCCGTCCCCCCTGAGGACCATGCCCGGCGGGCGCGCCAAATCTGCACCCGCTACGGCGTCCTCTTCGTTGACGACGAGATCATGACCGGCTTTGGCCGCACCGGGAAGTGGTTCGGCATCGAATGGAGCGGGGTAGAGCCGGACATCGTGACCTGCGGCAAGGGGATGAGCGGCGGGTACATGCCGGTGGGGGGGGTGCTGGCCGGCGATCGGATCGTTGAGGTTCTGGCCCGCGCGGGTGGCTTCACCCACGGCTTTACCTACTCGCACAACCCGGTCACGGCCGCGGCTTGCCTGAAGACGCTGGAGATCCTGGAAGCGGAAGGCCTGGTCGAGCGCTCCCGCGGGCTGGGCGAGCGAGCGCTCGCCCTCCTTCGGCCCCTCCGGGATCACCCCCACGTGGGGGACGTGCGGGGTCGCGGCCTCATGCTCGGGATCGAACTGGTGGCGGACAAGGCCACGCGCCGACCCTTCCCCCGTGCGGAGGGCAGGGCCGAGGCCCTGGCCGCCGCCGCCTTCGCGTCCGGCCTTCTGCTCTACCCGAGCGGGGGCTGCGCGACCGGCACCGATGGAGACGCGGTCATGCTCGCCCCGCCCCTGGTGGTGAGCGAGGCGGAACTCGAGGAGATGGTGGAGATTCTGGAGCGTGCGCTGACGGAGCTCGGGCTCTAG
- a CDS encoding alpha/beta fold hydrolase, protein MASLFQDVWLGATPRLRGRRLAPYEDARVRVVFQPDLGNTLDDPDLAGFLEALASRVDVVAFEPRGQGGSGGHFGPEALDDFVELLASAPRRWPDGLPLIVAGHGLGGTLALAAAGRATAAAALAPSLGGFLGPTELARELEVVRVPLLALIPRRDAASAPVAKILEGVESAAILAVPGDGRAVLRPPWAEVLAAWARRPPAAPP, encoded by the coding sequence ATGGCCAGCCTGTTCCAGGACGTTTGGCTGGGAGCCACGCCCCGCCTGCGGGGGCGGCGGCTCGCCCCCTACGAGGACGCCCGCGTACGGGTCGTCTTCCAGCCCGACCTCGGAAACACCCTGGACGACCCGGACCTGGCGGGCTTCCTGGAGGCCCTGGCCAGCCGCGTGGACGTGGTCGCCTTCGAGCCCCGGGGCCAGGGCGGGAGCGGGGGCCACTTCGGGCCGGAGGCCCTCGACGACTTTGTGGAGCTCCTGGCTTCGGCGCCGCGCCGCTGGCCGGACGGCCTCCCCCTCATCGTGGCCGGGCACGGCCTGGGAGGGACCCTGGCCCTCGCCGCGGCCGGGAGGGCCACCGCGGCCGCCGCCCTCGCCCCCTCGCTGGGAGGCTTCCTCGGTCCCACGGAGCTGGCGCGGGAGCTCGAGGTCGTTCGGGTCCCGCTCTTGGCCCTCATCCCGCGCAGAGACGCGGCCTCCGCCCCCGTGGCCAAGATCCTGGAGGGGGTCGAAAGCGCGGCCATCCTCGCCGTTCCCGGCGACGGGCGCGCCGTCCTCCGCCCTCCCTGGGCCGAGGTCCTGGCCGCGTGGGCGCGGCGCCCGCCCGCGGCCCCGCCTTGA
- a CDS encoding PilZ domain-containing protein codes for MKASDRYAVEGVTCRLDGRVLHVTNLSVSGLFVASDRPPLPGQAVSLELVFDGRPWFPIVGTVTWINTPVEPKAPELPPGFGVKIASIPLPAKLAILDALRRARPDKP; via the coding sequence GTGAAAGCCAGCGATCGCTATGCCGTGGAGGGCGTGACCTGCCGCCTCGACGGCCGGGTCCTGCACGTGACCAACCTGAGCGTGAGCGGACTGTTCGTGGCCAGCGACCGCCCTCCCCTGCCCGGGCAGGCCGTGTCGTTGGAGCTGGTCTTCGACGGAAGGCCCTGGTTTCCCATCGTGGGGACGGTCACCTGGATCAACACCCCCGTCGAGCCCAAGGCCCCCGAGCTGCCGCCTGGCTTCGGGGTGAAGATCGCGAGCATTCCCCTTCCCGCCAAACTCGCCATCCTGGACGCGCTGCGCCGGGCCCGACCGGACAAGCCCTAA
- a CDS encoding sulfurtransferase encodes MAAHLRDRDLRVADVRWYLDPARKGRAAYEAGHIPGAVFMDMEVDLSAPGGGRGRPSGRHPWPPEQQVARVMGEAGIGASTRVVAYDDQSGAVAARLWYLLRAHGHDEVAVLDGGLGKWQAEGGPTETDLPSPSPAVFPARRLPGFVVDKAEMAARRGAGLVLDARAPERFSGELEPIDPRPGHIPGARNAPYRANLTSDPVPLFLPPAALRARYAALGADRQEAIVYCGSGVTACHDLLALHLAGLRGSLYAGSWSEWSADPSLPAETGV; translated from the coding sequence CTGGCCGCCCACCTCCGTGATCGCGACCTGCGGGTGGCCGACGTCCGCTGGTACCTGGATCCGGCACGCAAGGGACGTGCTGCCTACGAGGCCGGCCACATTCCGGGGGCGGTGTTCATGGACATGGAGGTCGACCTCTCCGCGCCCGGCGGGGGCAGGGGCCGGCCTTCGGGCCGCCACCCCTGGCCTCCCGAGCAACAGGTGGCGCGTGTGATGGGGGAGGCCGGTATCGGCGCCTCCACGCGCGTCGTGGCCTACGATGACCAGTCGGGAGCGGTGGCGGCCCGCCTTTGGTACCTGCTCCGCGCGCACGGTCACGACGAGGTCGCGGTTCTCGACGGAGGGCTGGGGAAGTGGCAGGCGGAGGGCGGACCCACGGAGACGGACTTACCTTCGCCGAGCCCCGCCGTCTTTCCCGCGCGACGGCTTCCCGGTTTCGTGGTCGATAAGGCGGAGATGGCCGCGCGGCGGGGGGCCGGCCTGGTTCTGGACGCCCGCGCCCCCGAGCGGTTCTCCGGAGAGCTAGAGCCCATCGATCCCCGCCCCGGCCACATACCGGGCGCCCGGAACGCGCCCTATCGCGCGAACCTCACGTCCGATCCGGTTCCCCTCTTCCTTCCTCCCGCCGCATTGCGCGCGCGATACGCGGCCCTGGGCGCCGATCGTCAGGAGGCCATCGTCTACTGCGGTTCCGGCGTCACCGCTTGCCACGATCTGCTGGCCCTGCACTTGGCGGGGCTCCGGGGGAGCTTGTACGCGGGTTCCTGGAGCGAGTGGAGCGCCGACCCCTCCCTGCCCGCGGAGACGGGGGTCTAG
- a CDS encoding acetyl ornithine aminotransferase family protein: MAKDYPSITIPPPGPRARAVIDRDAGVMSQNYRKDYPLVAARGRGPVVEDADGNRYLDFAAGIAVVATGHCHPEVVAAIKAQAERLLHICATDFYYENLVALAEGLARQAPGPGPWRVFFANSGAEVVEAAIKLARLRTGRAKIVAFYGAFHGRTYGALSLTASKPVQRKGYGPLLPEVLHSHYAYCYRCPVNREPKTCRVECLDLLTQTMFGSTVDPREVAAVIVEPIQGEGGYVVPHPGFLKRLREVTREHGILLIADEVQCGMGRTGRFFASQHFGLEPDLVAVAKGIASGMPLGALIARADVMQWESGGHGSTFGGNPVSVAAALATLKLLEGGLVANADAVGAHLMGRLRDRLASHPAVGDIRGLGLMIGVEIVEGGREPAPELRERILKEAFRRGLLLLGCGKSTIRLAPPLVIDGEDADIAVTILEESIRAVARAGG, translated from the coding sequence ATGGCCAAGGATTACCCGTCGATCACGATCCCGCCCCCGGGCCCGCGGGCCCGGGCCGTCATTGACCGCGACGCCGGGGTCATGTCCCAGAACTACCGCAAGGACTACCCCCTGGTGGCGGCGCGGGGACGGGGGCCGGTGGTGGAGGACGCGGACGGAAACCGCTATTTGGACTTCGCGGCCGGGATCGCGGTGGTGGCCACCGGCCACTGCCACCCCGAGGTGGTGGCCGCGATCAAGGCCCAGGCCGAGCGCCTGCTCCACATCTGCGCCACCGACTTCTACTACGAGAACCTGGTGGCCCTGGCCGAGGGCCTCGCCCGGCAGGCGCCCGGCCCCGGCCCCTGGCGGGTCTTCTTCGCCAACTCAGGGGCGGAGGTGGTGGAGGCGGCGATCAAGCTGGCCCGCTTGCGCACGGGGCGGGCCAAGATCGTGGCCTTCTACGGGGCCTTCCACGGCCGCACGTACGGAGCACTGAGCCTCACCGCCAGTAAGCCCGTGCAGCGGAAAGGTTACGGGCCCCTCCTGCCCGAGGTGCTGCATTCCCACTACGCCTATTGCTACCGCTGTCCGGTGAACCGCGAACCCAAGACCTGCCGCGTAGAGTGCCTGGATCTCCTGACCCAGACCATGTTCGGCAGCACCGTCGACCCCCGGGAGGTGGCGGCGGTGATCGTGGAGCCAATCCAGGGCGAGGGCGGTTACGTGGTGCCGCATCCCGGCTTCCTGAAGCGGCTGCGCGAGGTCACGCGCGAGCACGGCATCCTGCTCATCGCGGACGAAGTGCAGTGCGGGATGGGGCGCACGGGTCGCTTCTTCGCGAGCCAGCACTTCGGGCTGGAGCCCGACCTCGTCGCGGTGGCCAAGGGTATCGCCTCCGGGATGCCCCTCGGAGCCCTGATCGCGCGCGCGGACGTGATGCAGTGGGAGAGCGGGGGCCACGGCTCCACATTCGGCGGCAACCCCGTCTCCGTGGCCGCCGCCCTGGCCACCCTCAAGCTGCTCGAGGGCGGGCTGGTGGCGAACGCGGATGCGGTGGGGGCTCACCTCATGGGTCGCCTGCGCGACCGGCTCGCCTCCCACCCCGCGGTCGGGGACATCCGCGGCCTCGGCCTCATGATCGGGGTGGAGATCGTGGAGGGGGGCCGGGAGCCCGCGCCCGAGCTGCGCGAGCGCATCCTGAAGGAGGCCTTCCGGCGGGGCCTGCTCCTGCTCGGCTGCGGGAAGAGCACGATTCGGCTGGCCCCTCCCCTCGTCATCGACGGGGAGGACGCGGACATCGCCGTCACCATCCTCGAGGAGTCGATCCGCGCCGTCGCGAGGGCGGGGGGCTGA
- a CDS encoding GNAT family N-acetyltransferase: MTEDLRIRAARERADYDLCVLLQRSVWALEDVEITSAIQMIASCHAGGLVQIAEAGAGQAVGFVYAFPALRGGGSYWHSDMLAVLPDHQKRGVGARLKWAQREEALRRGISLITWTYDPLQARNANLNHRRLGATAVEYLTNFYGITTSALHHGLPTDRLFVRWDLNGEGVRERAGSAEPPPTVPTPNLPRINDVKWQAGWPVSSEPRLDLEAPELLLEIPPDWDVLCQAAPRVAEGWQGRVARAFQAYLGRGYVVDDFAPTEEGGRRRPLYQLRKG, translated from the coding sequence ATGACGGAGGACCTCCGCATCCGAGCGGCGCGGGAGCGCGCCGACTACGACCTCTGCGTGCTCCTCCAGCGCTCGGTCTGGGCGCTCGAAGACGTCGAGATCACCTCCGCCATACAGATGATCGCGAGCTGTCACGCGGGGGGCTTGGTGCAAATCGCGGAGGCGGGCGCAGGCCAGGCCGTGGGCTTCGTCTACGCGTTCCCTGCCCTCCGCGGCGGCGGTTCTTACTGGCACTCCGACATGCTGGCCGTGCTCCCCGACCACCAGAAGCGCGGGGTGGGGGCGCGGCTCAAATGGGCCCAGCGCGAGGAGGCTCTCCGCCGCGGCATTTCCCTGATCACTTGGACCTACGACCCCCTCCAGGCCCGAAACGCGAACCTCAACCACCGTCGCCTGGGCGCGACGGCGGTCGAATACCTGACCAACTTCTACGGCATCACGACCTCCGCCCTCCATCACGGCCTGCCCACAGACCGCCTGTTCGTGCGCTGGGACCTGAACGGGGAGGGCGTGCGGGAGCGGGCGGGCTCTGCCGAACCGCCGCCGACCGTGCCCACACCCAACCTGCCCCGGATCAACGATGTGAAGTGGCAGGCGGGCTGGCCCGTATCCTCGGAACCCCGGCTCGACCTCGAGGCCCCCGAGCTCCTGCTCGAGATTCCCCCCGACTGGGACGTGCTCTGCCAAGCCGCCCCCCGCGTCGCCGAGGGATGGCAGGGCCGGGTCGCCCGCGCCTTCCAAGCCTACCTCGGCCGCGGTTATGTCGTGGATGATTTCGCGCCGACCGAGGAAGGCGGCCGGCGCCGCCCGCTCTACCAGCTCCGCAAGGGATAG